Proteins from a single region of Bdellovibrio bacteriovorus HD100:
- a CDS encoding ABC transporter permease: MLFLIFPFLFLLTQFGFSGWPDMGELVWAFKNSFLQAFFSSVFSLIMGFWVALGLLTLHSARGRKIRWGLEILCLLPNFMPPIFILLSTLNVIDPFPMGIPGIVIVHTLMNFGLVAVLLASTIENKLGGMIELAYVEGAGRWQFLLRGLFPMLKKDFWLLGLFIFVICFGSFAVPLIVGGGRGTTVEVLIYEKIRLSSNWGDAVLLAFLQSVFIFALSFVASRGKGMHSTRTANLSLLKTPSGIFVIAGLSLLYLFGYVQGFLSGLSQISTFYELQSALIWNFIGSLTLGMSVGILSYAGLLLIAYCWPKAWFERFLNGYVAPSTSLACFCLLILGPNEGFYPFIKIPVALTLLSLNSLFRMGWDSELHALQNQMTVAYSMGASKAQIFKEILFPQLSGRAGLLAGIASIWAAGDFAVSRILAHRDLSIAMMTETLMSGYRLNQAIVLSSLIIVAGLICFALCVGGSRVLGRKFAP; the protein is encoded by the coding sequence GTGCTGTTTCTGATTTTTCCATTCCTGTTTTTGCTGACCCAGTTTGGCTTTTCCGGCTGGCCCGATATGGGCGAGCTGGTTTGGGCGTTTAAAAACAGTTTCCTGCAGGCATTCTTTTCTTCCGTCTTTTCATTGATCATGGGTTTTTGGGTGGCGCTGGGTTTGTTGACTCTGCACTCGGCCCGCGGTCGCAAAATTCGCTGGGGGCTTGAGATTCTGTGCCTGCTGCCGAACTTTATGCCGCCGATCTTTATTCTGCTTTCCACTTTGAATGTGATTGATCCGTTTCCGATGGGAATCCCCGGGATTGTGATCGTGCACACATTAATGAATTTCGGTCTGGTGGCGGTTTTGTTGGCGTCGACCATTGAAAACAAACTGGGCGGCATGATCGAACTTGCTTATGTGGAAGGGGCGGGTCGGTGGCAGTTCCTGCTGCGCGGGCTTTTCCCGATGTTGAAAAAAGACTTCTGGCTGCTGGGTTTATTTATTTTTGTGATCTGTTTTGGCAGCTTCGCGGTGCCGTTGATCGTGGGCGGCGGGCGTGGCACCACCGTGGAAGTTTTGATCTATGAAAAGATCCGGCTTTCCAGCAACTGGGGGGACGCCGTTTTACTGGCCTTCCTGCAATCGGTGTTTATCTTTGCCTTGTCCTTTGTTGCCAGCCGTGGAAAAGGAATGCACAGCACCCGCACGGCGAACTTGAGCCTGCTGAAAACACCGAGCGGAATTTTTGTTATTGCCGGTTTGTCTTTATTGTACCTGTTTGGGTATGTGCAGGGCTTCTTGTCAGGACTTTCGCAGATTTCTACTTTCTATGAGTTGCAGTCCGCTTTGATCTGGAACTTTATCGGCAGTCTGACCTTGGGAATGAGCGTGGGAATTCTGTCTTATGCCGGTTTGCTGCTGATTGCTTACTGTTGGCCAAAGGCTTGGTTTGAAAGATTCCTGAACGGGTATGTGGCGCCGTCGACTTCATTGGCGTGTTTTTGTCTTTTGATCCTGGGCCCCAATGAGGGTTTTTATCCGTTCATCAAAATTCCGGTGGCGTTGACCCTGCTCAGTCTGAACAGTTTGTTCCGCATGGGCTGGGACAGTGAACTGCACGCTTTGCAGAATCAGATGACGGTCGCTTATTCCATGGGGGCTTCAAAAGCCCAGATCTTTAAAGAGATCCTGTTCCCGCAGCTTTCAGGGCGTGCGGGTTTGCTGGCGGGGATTGCGTCGATCTGGGCTGCCGGTGACTTTGCGGTGTCGCGTATTCTGGCGCACCGGGATCTGAGCATCGCCATGATGACGGAAACTTTGATGTCAGGTTATCGCCTGAATCAGGCCATTGTTCTTAGCAGTTTGATTATTGTCGCCGGTTTGATTTGTTTTGCATTGTGTGTGGGAGGCAGCCGTGTCCTTGGTCGAAAATTTGCACCGTGA